In the Nitrososphaerota archaeon genome, CAACATGTGCTCCGCACTCTAATTTGGGTTGCGAGCTTGTAGATACCGTTATGATTATAGTTGCCTACGTTGACGCGTATGTCGTTGAACAAGTATCACTTAGCCTCTATTATTCTCCTAGTTTCCTTCATTATACTATCACTGCTGGTTTCACCTAGGCTAGGTCAAGACAATTCTCCCTTGGTTATTCAGGACCAATCGGCGTTTCTTCTGGTTAACAACTCTCACTATCCTGCTCTTGATCAGCCGATGATACTTTTGACGAAGTACGGAAGGGAGCTTGTATGGCCCGCTGCCACCGCCCTCATCTTTGTCTTTGGAGGAAGATCTGGTAGAAGGGTAGCTGTTATAATGGCTATTGCGATGCTGGTTTCTCTGCCTTTAGGTAGTGTTGCCAAGGAGATTGTGGCTAGGCCTAGACCAACTATTCCTCCTTCAGATTTCCTTATAGCTGCAGGCTCGGATTTCGCATTTCCTTCAGGTCATTCTCTAGTAGTCTCAGCCGGCGCAGGGGTGGTGCTAGCATTGTTTAGAGGTTCCAGCAGGAGGACGGCGGTATCGCTGGCCTTGGCTACAGAGGCTGCGCTTGTATGCGTATCTAGAGTGTATGTTGGTGGCCACTACCCTCTCGATGTGGTTGGAGGAGTTCTACTAGGCCTAAGCATCGCATTTGCCTTAACGGGCTTCTCAAAACAGATAGACTCATTTCTGAACCGGATAATGTAGGCTCAGATCGTAGAAGTAAATCAGGCGCGCTGAAAGAACGATGGCTGCTGCAAAGCATCATCATCATTCTTCCAGTGTTCATAGGCTTGAGTGAATCGAAGAAGTCTTATACTCACCTCGTGCTTGTCCCGCTGTTAAACTAGAATGGATGTTCCAAAGCCCCTTTAGACCCTTGGGTGTGACTATGTTGGGCGCCGCTATGATAATCGGCGCCATCTTCGCTTTTATCATCGGAGCATTCTCTATTGGAATCAGCAGTTACGTTGCCGACTATGTTCTGTCTAGTCGACTTCTTGAGCAGAACCCATCGCTGCCGCCAGAAGTCTTTACTCACAGCTTCATCGAAAACGTCATGCTCTTCATCGGTGTTTCTGCGTTAGTTGTTGGTATGGTGAATCTTCTCTTCGCCTACGGTCTGCTGAAAGGTGCTGAATGGGGTCGACTTACTGTAATCATCTTCTCTGCTATCGGTCTCATTTTGAGCGCCATCCTTACAGCAGCTGGCGGAATCCTCTTTATCGCGTTGTTACTGGTCAACGGGGCTATCATTTACTATCTGACTCGACCTAATGTTGTCGATTACTTCCATGTCCAGAAGTAGCACAGATCGGATCAGAGTCAGTTAGCGCATCTTTTACTGGTGGATGCGGCTGAGAAGTATTATCAACAGGGTTCCAGCGAAAGATATCGCGGCGAGGGCGAAGAACCCGTATTCGTAACCTGCAGCGATTGAGGATTGGCTTGAAACAATTATGCTGCCAACCCATGGTCCGAACATGAAGCCTGCGTATCGGCTCATGCTCACTGACCCCATGGCGGCACCCCGGTTTGCAACATTTGTGCCTCGAGCAATTCCTACGCTTGCACTCATGAATGTGAGGGCTCCGCCTACGCCGAAGAGTCCCATCATCAGCAGTAACCAGATCCCGGAAGTCGATAGCGCGAAGCCGGCGGTGCTCAAGCCCGTCAGGAGTAATCCTCCCGCGGTTAGAAGTCCAACATGTCTAGAGGCGTCTAGTCTGCGGGCGAATGTGAAAAGCCCGAAGGCACCAGTCACAGATTGAATCGTAAAGAGCATGCCGATGAAGAAGTCGTCGAAGCTGTTGAGGCGCGCATATAGCGGGGCTAGGACACTTATCCCGGCCGCTAAGACGCCGAAGCTGAACGTCGAAATCCAGCCTGCCCAGATAGCTTCGCTCCGATGAATACGCTCACGCTCCGCAGCTGGATCCACAGGATCGATGGCTTGAATAATCGTGTTCTTAGGTCGGGACACCAAGACTAGCGTCGCCGCCGCAGCCGGCAGGACAGCCACTGCGAGGAAGACATCCCTGTACCCTGATGCTAGAATGAAGAACGCTCCTGCTACAGGGCCAACTGCAAACCCCATCTGCACCGCTGCGTTGTATATGCCGTATGATCTGCCAAGTTCCTCCTTCGGTGAAATATCTCCAACTAATGCCGTGAGGGAAGCGTCGAAGAGAACTGTTCCGATGCCTGCCAACAAGTAGCTAAGAACCACTTGATACGGCTCCGAAGCTACTGCGACCAGCGCAAGAGCAGCTCCCCATATTAGGGCTCCTAACGCAGCAGGTATCTGTCTCCCAATTCGATCAGATAGTAGTCCTGCTGGAACCGCCACAAAGAGACCCATTAATCCGAGAACCGCGGCGGCCTGCCCGATTTCCGTGATGGATGCCTTCAGATCCTCCTCCATGAAGAGCGGGACAAAAGGTCGTTGAAGTGAGAAGCTCAGGAAGAGCAGGACAGTTGCTATCGAGAGCGGTAAAATCGGCTTCAACCAGAGTCCGCCATCAAATCGTCCTCTTTAAGTGCGTGGTGCAACAATTTTAATATCCAGTTATGTCAAATTTACCTCTCCCGGTTAAACCGGCGGATTAGGTTGTCCGGCTAGTTTCGCTCAATCTTCCTTATCTAGGATCTCAACTCGGCAGCCGGCGTATCGACTGAACTCTTCCGCGTCGATCCTACTTCCCACTATGCTTCCGTAATGCATAGGGATAGCGAGCTTCGGCTTAATTTTCATAGTTGCCTGCGACGCCTCCTGCGCCGTCATCACATATGTGCCGCTGACCGGGGTGAACATCACGTCAACTTTCAGTCCCTCCATTTCCGGGATCAGATCTGTATCTCCAGTATGGTAGAAGGTGGTTCCATTCATCTTGAAGACATAGCCGACGCCAAATCTTTTCGGATGAAACGGAATCCCGGGCGACCGGAATTTGTTAACGTTATACATAGGCACAGCTCTAATCTCTATATCCTTCACCTCTAGCTGATCACCCTGTTTTACTATTCTAACATCTTTCAGATCAAGCGGCTGAAGATTCTCTATACAGCTCTCCGGGGCGACGACAACTGTATCTTTAGTCACTAATTTTCGAATATCATCTGGGCTTAAATGATCTGCATGCGGGTGGGTAACCAGGATTAGGTCAGCCGGCTTTCTTTTCATCAGTTTGTATGGATCGGTGTAGATTACTCTGCTTCCCTCGATTCTGAAGCAGTCATGACCTAGCCAGAATACCTCTATACTATCATACTTAATCAAGTTATTGTAAGTACGTTGTTAGTTAATTCATATAAGCGTTGATGTTGCTAGTCAGTACTGTACAAGATGGAAGCAATACTAGTGAAGATGTATCTGATTTCTCCATAACATAATTAAGCACGAACCTCCTATTTGGGGGTTGAAGTAACCTGTCTTGCCTAGCCCAGAAGACTCAGGTACTGCCTCTCCCATGACAGTCGAGGAAGTTCCCTCCACCTAGGGAGTTGCCAGAAGGCTTGTATAAAGCACCCCGAAATCTTTGAAGAGGCAGGAAGAGGTCCTGAGAACTTCTGGGCTAAGGCGATATAGCAGCTTACTACTTCAAGCCTTGAGAAGCGTCTCAAATCCTGTACAGCTGATTCAATCACTATCCAAGACCAGATATATCTGCGGCAACTTAACTTAGGTATAGCGCGGCAAACTGATGATTGAAGATAAAAAGAATTATCTTGCTCATCAGGTGCGCTGCAAAACAGTAGGCGGGTAGGTGATTTGAGCAAACTCACTATCGAGGAGCAGAAGGAGGCCCTTAGGACTGTTAAGCCTCTACCCATGGCGACTGTTCTTTCAGATATCGTGAAGATGCTTGAACAATACACCGGCTTCAAGACCGCTCTTGGAGAGGTGAGCGCTGAATGGGAGAGTGATTCGTTCAAAGTTCTAATCGCTACAATACTTTCGCAACGTACAAGAGATGAGGTTACCGAGAAGGCCGCCGAACGGCTCTTCCACCAGTTCGGAACCCCTGAAGAGCTGGCTGAGGCTGATGAAGAAGAGGTTAAGAAGTTGATCCGGCCGGTCGGCTTCTATCCGATCAAGGCGAAGCGGATTAAGGAAGTCGCTAAGCTGATAATCGAGCGTTTCCACGGCAAGGTTCCACACGACATGGAGAGCCTGCTTTCTCTCCCATCAGTAGGTCGAAAAACAGCTAACTGTGTCCTAGTCTACGGCTTCAAAGAACCAGCTATCCCTGTAGATACCCATGTGCACAGGATATCAAACAGGCTTAATCTGGTGCAGACACGGACACCCGAAGCTACTGAGGAGCGTCTCGCCGAAACGGTTGACAAGAAGTACTGGTTGAACATCAACGATCTCTTCATCAGATTCGGCAAAAAGATCTGCCTCCCCATAGGCCCCAAATGCGGAATATGCCTTCTCAAAGATCACTGCGCCTACTACGCCGTTAAGGTTGCACATCATCATCGAGATCAGTAAGACCAGGCTTGAAGAGGTTTAGCCGCGTTTCTATCCACAAACCGAAAGACCTCATCCGCGTCTGAGAAGTAGTGAAACTCCTCCTTTCCACCCGGAAGATACATCTTAGCTCCTTCATCATAGATCCGCTCGGATATATTGATGCAGTAATTCTCAGGAGATGACGTGTGAACTGTGGATATGAAGATGAACCCACCGCCACGTAAAGCCTTTAAGCTGCCTACCACACGTATACCCTCATCCAAATCTAAGGCCTTTATCAGCCGTTTAAGCTCCCTCACGCCCTGAACCCGTCTCTCAGAGACCAACAGACAGCCACACACCCATACCGATGTACCAGCATCACTTATCAATAGCGCCCCTAAACAATAACTCCGTCATCATTTCCTGAACCGATCAGATCAAACCGAACCAAACCGAAAACTACCCGTCTGGCCCTGCAAATACTTGACCAATACAATACAGTAAGCGGCGCTTCAGTCAACAGCATATGCAATTCTAACATACCAGCAAAAGAAAACACCGGGGAGTAGTCTTGCAAGCCCAGTAGCTGCAACCCTGCAGATCCTGCACAGTAAGGTACTCCTAACAGATGCAGATCCGCCTGAACTACAACTGCTTCTCTACGCAGATTTCAACGCTTTTTAAACCTCCCCCCCTCGGCCTACGGCAGCACTGGTGCCGGCGCACCGCACCAGCTAGATAACATGAATCCGATCTAGGCAATAGAAACACTCAAACCAGTTCTAACAGCCTCTAACTGGTTCTTCTTTCTGAATCAGGGGTCATCTGAGGTAACGCCGACGCAAACGACTATTATATGCCCAGATGCATGAGCGCACATCAAGTTTAGATTTGTTGTTATAAGAAAGACATTAATTGTCAAGTTAGTCTCCAACTACCCGTAGGGAAACGGCGGGAGTTAGACTGAAGCTCTATAACACGTTGACAGGTCAGAAGGATGAGTTCCAGCCGCGTGAACTAGGAACCGTGAAGATGTTCGTCTGCGGCCCCACTGTCTACGACTGGACTCACGTCGGCCACGCCCGCACCTACCTAGCATACGACTTGCTGGCCCGCTACCTTCTTTCACAAGGCTATCACCTCAAATTCATCGTTAACATTACCGATCTAGACGACAAGGTCTTCGACCGAGCAGATGCGGAGGGAGTTGACTACCGACACCTAACAGACAAGTACACCCATGCCTTCATCGAAGATCTGAGATCACTGCGCATTAACAGCGTAAGCGCCTTCATCAGAGCCTCCGATTACCTCACAGAGATTGAGAGACAAGTTCAGATGCTTATCGAAAAAGGGCACGCCTACAGAGCTGATAGCGGCGACATCTACTTCGACACCTCCACCTTCCCACGATACGGCAGACTCGCTAACCTCACCCCGGCCGAAATCAAGCTACGCCGCATCGACCCCGATCCCCATAAACGGAGTCAAAGCGACTTTATCCTTTGGCGAAGCTGGACTCAAAAAGGATCTCCACCTTCATTCCCAAGCGGTTTCGGACAAGGCAGACCCGGATGGCACATCGAAGACACCGCGATCTCAATACCGACCCTAGGCCCCGAATACGATATTCACGGCGGCGCAGTAGAGCTAATCTTCCCACACCATGAAGCTGAGATAGCTCAAGCCGAATCCATCACTGGACAAACACCATTCGTGAAGTACTGGGTTCACACAGGTCTCCTACTCATAGACGGAGAGAAGATGTCTAAATCCCTTGGAAACATCATCACTTTAAGAGACATGCTGAACAGGTGCCACGCAGATACTCTCCGACTCTACCTGCTCTCTAAACACTACCGAAAGGTATTCAACTTCAAAATGGACGACATTCCTATCTTCGAAGAGCAGGCCGCGTTAATCCACGGCGCAGTAAACCGTTTGAAGCAGCAACTCAATAAGCCTAGAAGAAACGTAAACGCAGGCTCAACAGGCTTAAACCCCAGATACAAGAAGCCTGTAGACCGCTTCTTCCAAGCCCTCAACGACGATCTAAACACACCTAAAGCCATCAACTCGTTAATATCACTGTTAACAACAATCGATAAAGACGGTGAAGCCGCAGCAGATCCTCAGCTGCTCATAACTATTCTGAGAATGCTCTCTATCCTCGGCCTCGAATAAGAAGGGGAATAACCTAGTGACCAAATCGACGGTAGATGAGCGTTGGCGGCAGTTCGAGGATAATGAGAACTCTTGGTTCTCCTTCTGGTCCGAAGCCAAAGATATCGGATATGCACTCCTCCTAATCAACGAAGCGTTAGCTGATGACCCCCTACCGAACCACGCAACTCGCATAAACTGCAGTACCGAAGCGGTCGCCGAGCTCCTAGACCGAGTTGTCTTAGAGTATCAAACCAGAAATATTCGGCCTTGCATATTCATCTCTCCGCTCACGCATCCTCAGAACCTGAAGACGACACTGCAGGATATCGGGTTCAGAGAACGGAATCAGCTCCATGTAATGGAGTTCGCTGGTGCTGACCGCATCAAGACTCCGGAACCTAGTAACATGATTGTCCAACGGATCGGCGCCGAACTACTGGACTTGTGGATTCAAATCTTCGCAGAGTCATTCATGGTAATTCCACCCCAAATTAAGGAGTATTCGGCGCGTGCGCAGCATCTGCCTCTGGACGGTGAGGTTGAACTCTTCATAGCGAGTTTAAGCGGCGAGCCTGCCGGATGCGCTGCGCTCTACTCTAAGAACGGCGTCGGAGGCGTTTACTCCGTCGGGACGCTTCCTAAGTTCCGTAGAAGGGGTGTGGCGACTGCTCTACTGAAAACGGTTGTGCAAAGATCCAAGGCTCTGGGTAACAACTCGACTATTCTTCAAGTGTTTTCTGAAGAAGGTCCAGTAACTCTCTACCGTCACAACGGCTTCGAGCTGCGATACTCTAAGAACATCTACATTCTACGTTAACAGTCTTAAGATTCCACGTCGTTAATACTTTTGACCAGTGTTGATACAGGTTAAACGAGTTTACGATGCGCCTGAGCTGACTGACGGCTTCAGGATTCTCGTGGATCGGCTTTGGCCTCGCGGGTTAAGCAAGGAGAAGTTGAAGATGGATTTATGGATAAAGGATATCGCGCCGAGTGACGATCTACGAAAGTGGTTCAGCCACGACCCAGCTAAGTGGCCAGAATTCAAACACCGCTACTTCAAGGAGCTAGATGAAAAACATAAGGAGATCGAGCAGATACTGAGCCACGTCAAGAATGGAACAGTTACTCTGCTCTACAGCGCTAAGGATGAAACGCACAACCAAGCAGCCGCCCTGAAGGAGTATCTAGAAGCCTACCCACTTCTCCCAAAAGAAACTTGAACCATCCAGCGAGCTGACGCAGCTGGGATGCTTCACTATGACTAATTTCGCTGCCAAATAGATATTAATGCACGGGCTAGAATTAAGCGATTAATTATGAGCCTATGGAGGTTTAAGGCCTTGCTTGAAAGGCCAAGCGGCACTGGCACCATGACCTACCTTATAGTTCCCTTCGATGTGGAAAAGGTGTTCAGGGTGAAGTCCAGAGTTCCTGTGAAGGGTACTATAGATGGAGCCACATTCAGAAGTTCCCTTATGCCATGGGGTGATGGACGTCACTATATCGTGGTCAATAAGTCGATCAGGGACATCATTGGAAAATCTGCGGGGGATGAAGTTGAAGTCACAGTTGAGAAAGATACTGAGCCAAGAGTGGCAGCTGTTCCAGAAGATTTCAAGCTAGATCTCGCCGGGAACAAAACCGCTCAACAATTCTTCAGCAAACTTGCCTACTCACATCAAAAGAGCTACTTGGACTGGATAGAGGATGCA is a window encoding:
- a CDS encoding GNAT family N-acetyltransferase, encoding MTKSTVDERWRQFEDNENSWFSFWSEAKDIGYALLLINEALADDPLPNHATRINCSTEAVAELLDRVVLEYQTRNIRPCIFISPLTHPQNLKTTLQDIGFRERNQLHVMEFAGADRIKTPEPSNMIVQRIGAELLDLWIQIFAESFMVIPPQIKEYSARAQHLPLDGEVELFIASLSGEPAGCAALYSKNGVGGVYSVGTLPKFRRRGVATALLKTVVQRSKALGNNSTILQVFSEEGPVTLYRHNGFELRYSKNIYILR
- the cysS gene encoding cysteine--tRNA ligase gives rise to the protein MTGQKDEFQPRELGTVKMFVCGPTVYDWTHVGHARTYLAYDLLARYLLSQGYHLKFIVNITDLDDKVFDRADAEGVDYRHLTDKYTHAFIEDLRSLRINSVSAFIRASDYLTEIERQVQMLIEKGHAYRADSGDIYFDTSTFPRYGRLANLTPAEIKLRRIDPDPHKRSQSDFILWRSWTQKGSPPSFPSGFGQGRPGWHIEDTAISIPTLGPEYDIHGGAVELIFPHHEAEIAQAESITGQTPFVKYWVHTGLLLIDGEKMSKSLGNIITLRDMLNRCHADTLRLYLLSKHYRKVFNFKMDDIPIFEEQAALIHGAVNRLKQQLNKPRRNVNAGSTGLNPRYKKPVDRFFQALNDDLNTPKAINSLISLLTTIDKDGEAAADPQLLITILRMLSILGLE
- a CDS encoding phosphatase PAP2 family protein translates to MSLNKYHLASIILLVSFIILSLLVSPRLGQDNSPLVIQDQSAFLLVNNSHYPALDQPMILLTKYGRELVWPAATALIFVFGGRSGRRVAVIMAIAMLVSLPLGSVAKEIVARPRPTIPPSDFLIAAGSDFAFPSGHSLVVSAGAGVVLALFRGSSRRTAVSLALATEAALVCVSRVYVGGHYPLDVVGGVLLGLSIAFALTGFSKQIDSFLNRIM
- a CDS encoding MFS transporter, whose protein sequence is MKPILPLSIATVLLFLSFSLQRPFVPLFMEEDLKASITEIGQAAAVLGLMGLFVAVPAGLLSDRIGRQIPAALGALIWGAALALVAVASEPYQVVLSYLLAGIGTVLFDASLTALVGDISPKEELGRSYGIYNAAVQMGFAVGPVAGAFFILASGYRDVFLAVAVLPAAAATLVLVSRPKNTIIQAIDPVDPAAERERIHRSEAIWAGWISTFSFGVLAAGISVLAPLYARLNSFDDFFIGMLFTIQSVTGAFGLFTFARRLDASRHVGLLTAGGLLLTGLSTAGFALSTSGIWLLLMMGLFGVGGALTFMSASVGIARGTNVANRGAAMGSVSMSRYAGFMFGPWVGSIIVSSQSSIAAGYEYGFFALAAISFAGTLLIILLSRIHQ
- a CDS encoding endonuclease III, with translation MATVLSDIVKMLEQYTGFKTALGEVSAEWESDSFKVLIATILSQRTRDEVTEKAAERLFHQFGTPEELAEADEEEVKKLIRPVGFYPIKAKRIKEVAKLIIERFHGKVPHDMESLLSLPSVGRKTANCVLVYGFKEPAIPVDTHVHRISNRLNLVQTRTPEATEERLAETVDKKYWLNINDLFIRFGKKICLPIGPKCGICLLKDHCAYYAVKVAHHHRDQ
- a CDS encoding DUF488 domain-containing protein, coding for MLIQVKRVYDAPELTDGFRILVDRLWPRGLSKEKLKMDLWIKDIAPSDDLRKWFSHDPAKWPEFKHRYFKELDEKHKEIEQILSHVKNGTVTLLYSAKDETHNQAAALKEYLEAYPLLPKET
- a CDS encoding MBL fold metallo-hydrolase, which gives rise to MIKYDSIEVFWLGHDCFRIEGSRVIYTDPYKLMKRKPADLILVTHPHADHLSPDDIRKLVTKDTVVVAPESCIENLQPLDLKDVRIVKQGDQLEVKDIEIRAVPMYNVNKFRSPGIPFHPKRFGVGYVFKMNGTTFYHTGDTDLIPEMEGLKVDVMFTPVSGTYVMTAQEASQATMKIKPKLAIPMHYGSIVGSRIDAEEFSRYAGCRVEILDKED
- a CDS encoding YdeI/OmpD-associated family protein, producing the protein MSLWRFKALLERPSGTGTMTYLIVPFDVEKVFRVKSRVPVKGTIDGATFRSSLMPWGDGRHYIVVNKSIRDIIGKSAGDEVEVTVEKDTEPRVAAVPEDFKLDLAGNKTAQQFFSKLAYSHQKSYLDWIEDAKKNSTRQNRIRKTVEKLSREERLK